The following coding sequences are from one Coleofasciculaceae cyanobacterium window:
- a CDS encoding isochorismatase family cysteine hydrolase: protein MVLIPAQPYEYEIPSLNRVALVIIDMQRDFLESGGFAEALGNEISQLQKIVPTVKEILDTFRDRALPIFHTVEGHQRDLSDCPPSKLQRGKSKLKIGNMGAMGRILILGEPGNDIISELQPLPNEIVIAKPGKGAFYQTSLESQLQKKGITHLIVTGVTTEVCVQTTMREANDRGYECLLVEDATASYFPEFKQSTLEMIRAQGGIVGWTTTSEQIIQALLIDRDLGGETKTQNRVSV from the coding sequence ATGGTCTTAATCCCAGCCCAACCGTACGAATATGAAATACCCAGCCTCAATCGCGTGGCGTTAGTAATTATTGATATGCAGCGAGATTTTTTAGAATCAGGGGGGTTCGCAGAGGCTTTGGGGAATGAGATTAGCCAACTTCAGAAGATTGTGCCAACTGTCAAAGAGATCTTAGATACATTTCGCGATCGCGCTTTACCAATTTTTCATACGGTAGAGGGTCATCAAAGGGATCTATCTGATTGTCCACCATCAAAGCTACAGCGCGGAAAAAGTAAGCTAAAAATAGGCAATATGGGTGCTATGGGGCGAATATTGATTTTGGGTGAACCAGGTAATGATATTATCTCTGAATTGCAACCTCTCCCCAATGAGATAGTCATTGCTAAACCAGGTAAAGGTGCATTTTATCAAACCAGTCTAGAATCTCAGCTACAAAAAAAAGGTATAACTCACCTAATCGTTACTGGAGTGACGACTGAGGTTTGCGTTCAGACAACCATGCGCGAAGCAAACGATCGCGGTTACGAATGTTTGTTAGTTGAAGATGCCACCGCCAGTTATTTTCCTGAATTTAAACAATCTACCCTAGAGATGATTCGCGCTCAAGGCGGAATTGTGGGTTGGACAACAACGAGCGAACAAATTATCCAAGCTTTATTGATCGATAGAGATTTAGGAGGCGAAACGAAAACCCAGAACAGAGTAAGTGTTTAA
- a CDS encoding ABC transporter ATP-binding protein: protein MEAMTANNQTTAKMPPALEAVNMSKRFGSFVALDDVTLKIKPGTVHALLGENGAGKSTLVKCIMGFYQPSGGEVVIDKCSRQIDSPRNAHKYGIGMVYQHFTSIPAMTVAENLVLSRYDKTQLIDWKRESKNLTEFMAASPLKVPLNVPVAQLAAGQKQKLEILKQIYLQSRILILDEPTSVLTPQEADEVLGLLREEVVAGNLSILLISHKFREVMAFCDEVTVLRKGKLAGTGLVRDLNIFDLAQMMMGEKQELEQIEKMETSTGQTVLEIKNICVDRDNGLPAVKGVNLKVNSSEIVGIAGVSGNGQKELVEVLSGQRSATSGEIFVNGETYRATREEMFHHQVFSLPEELLQNACVSNMSVAENMALRTFDRSPQSQKGFLNLKAIRQAAKSLIKTFSVNTPSPETPIANLSGGNVQRAVLARELSSKKIELLIAANPCFGLDFSSVDFIHRSIVKARNRGVAVLLVSEDLDELLKLCDRLVAIREGKLVYEGVAAEADINTIGRRMAGY from the coding sequence ATGGAAGCAATGACTGCTAACAATCAGACCACCGCCAAGATGCCGCCAGCATTAGAAGCGGTCAATATGTCCAAGCGGTTTGGTAGTTTTGTGGCTCTAGATGACGTTACCTTAAAAATCAAACCAGGAACTGTCCATGCATTACTAGGGGAAAACGGGGCAGGTAAAAGCACTTTGGTTAAGTGCATTATGGGTTTTTATCAGCCTAGTGGAGGTGAAGTAGTTATTGATAAGTGCTCTCGTCAAATTGATAGTCCCCGCAATGCTCATAAATACGGCATTGGTATGGTTTATCAGCACTTCACGTCTATACCTGCCATGACCGTAGCGGAGAACTTGGTACTCTCCCGTTACGATAAGACTCAATTGATTGACTGGAAACGAGAGTCTAAGAATTTAACGGAATTTATGGCAGCTTCACCGTTGAAAGTGCCGTTAAATGTTCCTGTGGCTCAATTAGCTGCGGGACAAAAGCAAAAACTAGAAATTCTCAAACAGATTTATCTTCAGAGTCGCATTTTAATTTTAGACGAGCCTACTTCAGTATTGACTCCTCAAGAAGCAGACGAGGTGTTAGGTTTGCTACGAGAAGAAGTAGTTGCTGGCAATTTGAGTATTTTGCTAATTAGCCATAAGTTCCGAGAAGTAATGGCTTTCTGCGATGAAGTTACCGTATTGCGTAAAGGGAAATTAGCGGGAACTGGCTTAGTTAGAGATTTAAATATCTTTGACTTGGCGCAAATGATGATGGGGGAAAAGCAGGAGTTGGAACAAATAGAAAAAATGGAAACTTCTACTGGTCAAACAGTTTTAGAAATTAAAAATATTTGCGTTGATCGAGATAATGGACTTCCAGCAGTAAAAGGCGTAAACCTCAAAGTAAATAGCAGTGAAATTGTTGGGATTGCGGGAGTATCGGGAAATGGGCAAAAAGAATTAGTGGAAGTATTATCGGGTCAACGTTCGGCTACCTCTGGAGAAATATTTGTCAACGGTGAAACCTATCGGGCAACTCGCGAAGAAATGTTTCACCATCAGGTGTTTTCTCTACCAGAAGAACTATTACAAAACGCCTGCGTTTCTAATATGAGCGTCGCCGAAAATATGGCACTGCGAACCTTCGATCGCTCTCCCCAGTCTCAAAAGGGATTTTTAAATTTAAAAGCTATTCGCCAGGCTGCTAAAAGCTTAATCAAAACCTTCTCCGTAAATACTCCATCTCCAGAAACTCCCATCGCCAATCTTTCTGGGGGAAACGTCCAGCGTGCCGTATTAGCCAGAGAATTATCTTCCAAGAAAATTGAGTTATTAATTGCTGCTAATCCCTGCTTTGGTCTGGATTTTAGTTCGGTAGATTTTATTCATCGCTCAATTGTGAAAGCCAGAAACCGAGGCGTAGCGGTACTGCTTGTCAGTGAAGACTTAGACGAACTTCTTAAGCTGTGCGATCGCCTGGTTGCTATTAGGGAAGGAAAACTGGTTTATGAAGGTGTGGCTGCGGAGGCAGACATCAACACTATTGGCCGGCGCATGGCGGGATATTAG